A single genomic interval of Arctopsyche grandis isolate Sample6627 chromosome 8, ASM5162203v2, whole genome shotgun sequence harbors:
- the LOC143916003 gene encoding FAST kinase domain-containing protein 5, mitochondrial, whose amino-acid sequence MFLSKSIPFCISVIPRLLKRSGFKTIPPNVFQLSKGHYLRFLSTSPVLQHKLYKENENSHAYSIMKKRADSYQLAKKFEPSTSAMSHERYESILNYDWGRSTPEDLISSFEALSNYAFHYNIGIDLEIFDGFVDALTDNMKVMSDKQLESVCGNFLKWPETASVKTRNFVEIWAALDDVLINRLIDWDVNTSLLFADYMHKLNLSRRCDYTWKVTNKIIRVAKKLSTEQLVQSMYYIAASRKSSKFMYSFELAFENQFNDLTIDEIGVVSIGFFKSKAPLRNLLFVDTLINRVADEASNVTDISLCGILKIIRYSAKIQNIAAINRLQDALGPRINDLSLLCCVHVALVGTPVNIFHPQSLTTIAQKFVKESNKARMKDLERLAFTFAEFNFNPGTTPPVFDTIINELDRSEREFEIKMHPRCLVKCLSFLAMLHIFPLHLIDKVLDEKFLKSAYEQYPHFRNSGISHEESFREILLLSNSVQIECKYYNGNLASENACRDLTKKLTDYLPEPGSKYPIKSSFDKVCSEVLLLLRKMRGGENFVHGDHVLPHFQKGDLIICNNANDQPVMVTDYFRAQKVGSVKMAPDSKMKWFAFVFVGRYVTISNTRRYLGPTVMKVRQLQKIGYRPLVITWQAWNNLKTEDEKTIYLNNLIKQNSSEDELHLSLQQ is encoded by the exons ATGTTTTTATCAAAGTCGATACCGTTTTGTATCAGCGTAATTCCGCGATTGTTGAAAAGATCAGGTTTTAAAACGATACCTCCTAATGTGTTTCAATTATCCAAAGGACATTACTTACGCTTTTTATCGACGAGCCCGGTTTTACAACACAAACTGTacaaagaaaatgaaaattcgCACGCTTACAGCATTATGAAAAAACGTGCCGACAGTTATCAACTAGCGAAGAAATTTGAACCGTCTACGTCTGCAATGTCTCATGAACGTTATGAGAGCATACTGAACTATGATTGGGGTCGATCCACCCCTGAAGATTTGATATCATCGTTTGAAGCGCTATCTAATTACGCCTTTCATTACAATATCGGAATAGATTTAGAAATATTCGACGGTTTTGTCGATGCATTGACTGATAATATGAAAGTGATGAGCGATAAACAGCTAGAATCAGTTTGCGGCAATTTTCTCAAATGGCCTGAAACCGCCTCGGTGAAAacaagaaattttgtggaaatatGGGCTGCTCTAGACGATGTTCTGATTAATAGATTAATTGATTGGGACGTTAACACTTCGTTACTGTTTGCTGATTATATGCACAAGTTAAACCTTTCGAGAAGATGTGATTACACGTGGaaggtaactaataaaataataagagttgcaaaaaaattgtcaacGGAACAGTTAGTTCAATCAATGTATTATATTGCAGCGTCCCGAAAGTCTTCCAAGTTCATGTATTCTTTTGAATTAGCTTTTGAGAATCAATTTAATGATTTAACGATAGATGAAATAGGGGTCGTGTCAATCGGTTTTTTTAAGTCTAAAGCCCCATTAAGAAACTTACTTTTCGTCGATACGCTTATAAATAGAGTTGCTGACGAAGCAAGTAATGTCACTGACATATCACTATGtggaatattgaaaattattagatattcagccaaaatacaaaatatagcaGCGATCAATAGATTGCAAGATGCCTTAGGACCGAGAATAAATGATTTATCACTTCTTTGTTGTGTACACGTTGCATTAGTAGGAACACCGGTAAATATATTTCACCCACAATCGTTGACTACGATTGCTCAAAAATTTGTGAAAGAATCAAATAAAGCCAGAATGAAGGATTTAGAGAGGTTGGCTTTTACTTTTGCAGAATTTAACTTTAATCCAGGAACAACACCCCCAGTATTTGATACGATTATTAATGAATTGGATAGAAGTGAAagagaattcgaaataaaaatgcatCCAAGATGCTTAGTTAAATGTTTATCGTTCTTGGCTATGTTACATATTTTCCCATTACATCTAATAGACAAGGTATTGGATgaaaagtttttgaaatctGCATATGAACAATATCCACATTTTAGAAATAGTGGCATTTCACACGAAGAATCGTTTAGAGAAATCCTATTATTGAGTAATTCTGTTCAAAtcgaatgtaaatattacaatggtAATTTGGCATCAGAAAATGCGTGCAGAGATTTAACTAAGAAACTTACTGACTATTTACCTGAACCTGGCAGCAAATACCCAATTAAGTCCAGTTTTGACAAAGTTTGTTCGGAAGTTTTGTTATTATTGAGGAAAATGAGAGGTGGTGAAAATTTCGTCCACGGGGATCACGTTTTACCTCATTTTCAAAAAGGAG atctcataatatgtaataatgcaAACGATCAACCTGTGATGGTTACTGATTATTTTCGTGCACAAAAGGTTGGAAGCGTAAAAATGGCTCCCGACAGCAAAATGAAATGGTTTGCTTTCGTGTTTGTTGGACGATATGTTACAATTTCTAATACCAGACGATATTTAGGACCCACAGTTATGAAAGTACGACAGTTACAAAAAATTGGATACAGACCATTAGTG ataACATGGCAAGCATGGAATAATTTGAAAACCGAGGATGAGAAAACTATAtacctaaacaatttaataaaacaaaatagttCAGAAGATGAATTACATTTATCGTTACAACAATag